The window CAGTCCCCTTAGTGTTCCATCAGCAGCAGGACacggggcactgccaggcaccagcagcacccccaaATTACCCCCCCAAAATCAGCCCCAgcaaagccctgcccagcccgcCGGGATCGGGGAAGGGCCGTCAGTGCCAGGGCACGTCCcgaggctgtgccagcaccgcAGCCTCAGTTCCGCAGGGCAGCCaacctgcagggagaggagggggtcagagcagcaggaacagccacggctccagggcagggaatggatcAGCCTGGGAACCTCCCGGGAATCCTGCCCTGGagtggcagccacagcagctgaggGTGAACTCGGGGTGTCTGTCCTGGACACAGGAGAGGAACCGTGGAGAACACAGGCCTggcttctcctctcctcccagtccctgccccaagGCTGTCCTAGGCCTCTCCCTGGGCTGTCCTGGTCCCTGTCCCTTGTGCTGGCCCCACTCCTGATCCCTGTCCCTGCATTGTCCCCACTCCTGAtcactgtccctgtgctgtccccacactgtccccactcctggtccctgtccctgcactgaccccccccggtccctgtccccactcccggtccctgtccccacactgtcccccctcctggtccctgtccccactcccagtccctgtccctgtgctgtccccacgCCGCAGCCCCGGCACTGTCCGCTGTGTGGGAGCGGGAGGGAAGCGAACAGCTCCCCCTGGGGCAGTTCCGGGCACCGCGGCTGTTCCAGAGCCGCGTTCAGGGCAGTGCCGAGCgctccctgagctcagcagctgcctgagggtgagtgcagggcaggggggcccgtcctgcccctctcccacccactgcccagtgccaaacccagccctccccagccccccagggcGGGCCaactccttcccttcccagcgCTGAGGgatccctggcagtgccaggagagcaCCCACCTCCGGGACAGCTGGTCCTCCTGGGAGCGCACGGAGCTCTCCCCCACGGCAGAGGCGCCCTCGGGCAGTTGGCTCAGCTGGTCCATGATCTCCAGCCCGTTCTCCTCGGCGATCTGCACTATCAGACTGTCCACCTGCTCCTGGGGCGTGCTCAGCGTGGTGGCAGAGCTCATGGAGTCCTCCATCACCTGGGGCAGACAGAGCCCTGTCAGCCTGCCCGGCCTCCCAGCCCCGAGATCCAGCAGGGACCCCACCAGGACCGTGCCAGGACCCCGCCAAGACCCTGCCAAGATCCCACCAGGACCCCGCCAGGATCCCATCAAGATCCCCCCAGGACCGTGCCAGGATCCCGCCAGGATCCCACCAGGACCCCACCAAGATCCCACCAGGACCCCGccaggaccctgccctgcctgtgcctggagCCCCAGCACTCACCGACGTGTGAACATCCAAGTTCTGCACCTGCTGCTCAAATTTGTCCATCACTGCTGACACTTTCTGCAGGTCCATGGAGTTCAGGGCCTTGTCCAAGGCCTTGGTCACCTGAGCCATGTTCTTTGTCACCTGCAGGAGGGAATTCCCTCAGGGCTGCTCCGAGGGTTCCGGGGGAACCCAAGCCCTGCTGTGAGACCCTCCCAGATGGGATGGAGCCGACTGGGGGGCTCTGAGGAtttggagcagctgcagaggggagCCCCTGCCCCACTCACCCCCTTCATGGTGACGGCCGTCTGCACCTTGGAGGCCACGGCGTCCACGCGCGACGCCACACGCAGCCAGTTCAGCCCCTCGTTCTTCTTGCGGATGGAGTTCTCAGCGTACACCCGGGCACACTCCACGTTCTTCtgctgcagggcctggcacGGGGGCACCCCGTCAGAGCCCCCACTCCCCGGAGCTGGGCATGGCCCCCAGCAGGAATCAACCCCTCCCGGCAGTGCTGGATGTGCCACGTGCCCCCGGCAGCTCCCGGGGTGAGGAGGggccctgccccttccctgccctccccagacAGGAGGGGGATCTCCAGCTGCCCCCCCTGGAGCCCCCACACACCTTTTTGACTTTGGCTTGCTCAGCCTTGGAGTCCTTCTCAGCTTTCTTGGCCAGTTTCTCCAACTGCTTCACTGTGAACTGGGGaaacagcagggcaggggcagggacaggggtggggggagaagggacctcagagagcacccagtgccacccctgccatggcagggacacctcccaccagcccagggtgctccaagccctgtccagcctggcctgggacactcccagggctggggcagccacagctgctctgcccaacccgtgccaggccctgcccaccctcccaggggagGATATCCCATATCcccacatcccaccccagctctctctGGAGTGGgacccatccctgtccctgtgccagtgccaggcccagcccagcccccgCAGGCCGGGGCGCCTCCGGTGCCGGTCCCGCCGCAGAAGAGCCGGTGAGGCCGAGCCAGCGGTAGAACCGGCCCGGGGATCGGCGATACGGGGCGGAGGGGCCGCCGTTGTGCGCCCACCTTGAGCTGGAAGAGCGTgtctggaagggaaggagagcagTGTCAGCGACACGGCCGGGACCGGGCACCGGGACACCGGGGAAGGGCGAGCCCCgcccccccggcccggcccccaGTCCCGGCTACTGCTCCCCGCCcctcaggagcagctccagccccccTGGGagcccccgggacccccagccccCGGTACCGTCCATCCTGCCCCGCCGCCGCTTCCGGGTCCCGCCGCCGCTTCCGGGGGGCCCGCGACGAGTCTCGCGAGAGCTGCGAAACCGCCCGGGCGGGAGCGGAACGAGGGGCGGGGCATCGCGCCAGGGGGCGGGGCCAGCGAGGGGCGGGGCCAGTGCGGGGAAAAGCCGCGATTGGTCCCTTTAGAGCACCGTTGCCCCTGACAACGCAGGTGGGCGGGGCCACGCCGAAGAAAGGCCGCGATTGGTCACTTTAGAGCACCGTTGCTCCTGGCAACGTAGGTGGGCGTGGCCACGCCAGGGCAAGGCCGTGATTGGTCCCTTTAGAGCACCGTTGCCTCTGGCAACGCGGGTGGGCGGGGCCCGCAGCCAGCCGGTCCCCGCGCGTGCGCAGAGCGGGCTCTGCCATGGCGGACGGGGCGGCCGAGCCGGGACCGgcaccgggaccgggaccggccGAGCCCGAGCTGGAGCCGCTCCGGCTGCGGCGGCTGCGCGGCGATGGCTTCTTCGAGGTGCCGGCCGCCGACCGGGTGAGCGCGGCGGGTCCCCGGTGGTGCGAGAGGGCGCGGGGCCGGTGAGGGGCTCCCGGGGCGGCACGGCCTGAACGCGGCTCTTTGGTTCCAGCTGGGCCGGTGCCGCAGCGTGAAGGAGTTCGAGAAGCTGAACCGCATCGGGGAGGGCACGTACGGCATCGTGTGTGAGTGAGAAGCCGCTGCCCCTCACGGAGCCCCAGCACGGGCTGGGCGGGGAGGGCCCCTGAGCGCTCCCGGTTCCAGGGCCGGGGGGACCGGGACAAACCCCGCGCGTGTGTCCCGTGCTATCCCCAGACCGTGCCCGGGACACGCTGACGGACGAGACGGTGGCGCTGAAGAAGGTGCGGATGGACAACGAGAAGGATGGTAGCGGAGGAGCGGGGGGAGCAGCGGCTGCCGCGGCGCCGGCTCGGCCTCCAGCCCGCCCTGCAGCGGCCGCGTCTCCCTCCCTCCGTCCCCAGGAATGCCCATCAGCAGCCTGCGGGAGAtcaccctgctgctgcagctccggCACCCCAACATCGTGGAGCTCAAGGAGGTGGTTGTGGGGAATCACCTGGAGAGGTGGGAGCCTCCTCTCtgtcctccctgtgcctcccagcccctccccggGCTCCTGGGCCCCCTCAGTGCACTGacccgccctgggggaggctcTGACCGTGTCTTGTCCCCAACAGCATTTTCCTGGTGATGGGTTACTGCGAGCAGGACCTGGCCAGCCTCCTGGAGAACATGCAGACGCCCTTCTCAGAGGCTCAGgtgtgggctggggcaggatttggggctgtCACCTGAGATGGTGCTGCCACCCCGGCCAAAACACCCCAGGCATCTCAGGGGGCTCCCTGGCCCTTGTGCTGGGGGATTCCAAGCGTtccagtggggtttggggactcTCAGAGGACCCTCCAGGGACTGTTCAggctgggtttggggctggAGCAGACTGACAGGGAAATGGAGCTGGGAGAAACCCTCCCCTCAGAGCCCCTGGGaggacacagggatggaggggctgcaggacagcccGGAGGGTTTGACCTCCAGGGGCTGTTCCCATGGAGATCAGAGCTCCTGTTCTCTGTGTGCAGGTCAAGTGCATCATCCTGCAGGTGCTCAAGGGCCTGCAGTACCTCCACGAGAACTACATCATCCacaggtgggagcagcaggatggagctgggggagaaggggcagcctgggagggagcagctctgggtgggGGGTTGGTGCCCATCAGTGGcttctccagccctggcagggcagggaggccctgGAATGCTGGGATTGGCTCCAGGGGGCTGTGCCAAGGATGGTGCTGAGCAGCCATTCTGTGTCCCACAGGGACCTGAAGGTCTCCAACCTGCTGATGACAGACAAGGGCTGTGTGAAGATAGGTGAGTCCTGACAGCTccacaggggctgtggggagatAGGTGAgtcctggcagctccctgaGGGCCGTGGGGAGATAGGTGAgtcctggcagctccctgagggctgtggggagaTAGGTGAgtcctggcagctccctgagggctgtggggagaTAGGTGAgtcctggcagctccctgagggctgtggggagaTAGGTGAGTCCTGGCAGCTCCATCTGCTCTGTGCCATGGccagagctcagctcccacTGACCAGGAGTCTCTGTTACAGCTGATTTCGGCCTGGCTCGCACCTATGGGATGCCCCCCAAGCCCATGACCCCCAAGGTGGTGACACTGTGGtgagtggctgtgccaggggtgaGTCCCCACGGCGGGGCAGGTTGGCACTGGCTCTGCCACGGACCATCCCCTGTGCAGGTACCGCGCGccggagctgctgctgggcatgACCACCCAGACCACCAGCATCGACATGTGGTAAGAGGGGGCTGCCCAGATGGGGGCTGGGGGCCTGCAAACCCCAGGGGAGGTAACGGGGGGCTTCTCCTGTGCTCCTCAGGGCCGTGGGCTGCATCCTGGCCGAGCTGCTGGCACACAAACCGCTGCTGCCGGGCACCTCCGAGATCCACCAGATCGACCTCATCGTGCAGCTGCTGGGGACACCCAACGAGAACATCTGGCCAGTGAGAGCCCCCTGCCCACTCCCCCTGCCAGTCTCTGCCagtcctgcctgctccctgccccctcctcacacTCCAAACCCACCAGGGATTCTCCAAGCTGCCCCTGGCCAGCCAGTACACCCTTAGGAAGCAGCCCTACAACAACCTGAAGCACAGATTCCCCTGGCTCTCGGAGGCCGGGCTGCGCCTGCTCAACTTCCTCTTCATGTACGATCCCAAGAAGAGGtaagagctgggcagggcagggcacctGCCTCAGAGTGTCCCTTGGCCTTGTGGGTTATCTGTCAcatctgtccctgcagggccacAGCCAAGGACTGCCTGGAGAGCTCCTACTTCAAGGAGAAGCCCCTGCGTAAGTTCCCCCCTcctggggcagtgtggggagCTCTGGGCCCCACtgacccctccctgtgccccacagcctgTGAGCCAGAGCTGATGCCCACCTTCCCTCACCACCGCAACAAGCGGGCGGCGGGCACGGGCCCGGAGAGCCAGGCCAAGCGCAGCAAGCCCTGAGCTGTCCTGTGGAGCAGGCACGGCATGgcccagctgggacagagtCCCTTGGCCCAacagccctggcactgtgggctCCAACCATTCCCAGCACGGCTCCCAGTACATTTCCCCGCTGGGGACTGGGCAGGCTCCAGTCTGGGGCTGGGTAAGTGCAGCATCAGGGAAAGGAGACAGGAGAGACAGGGCCCGGACCCTCCCCAGGCTCGGCAGGGCCAGTCCTGTCCCCTGGGGGGCTcaggctcccagtgctgcctgtgggggAACTTCAACTTTGCTGTCAATAAAGACACGTCAGCGGCACCAGTGTGGGTGAGTGGCCTCATGCCgtggtgccagaggtgctgggagaagccagggcCTTGCTCTGCTTCCTCTGTGTCACACATTGCTCCCTGGGGACAAGGAGACCCTTGGCTTGAGGACACCTCTGCGACACCACAGGCTGTGCCCAATTTCCGTGGATCCAGACCCCTCCcctgggaggcaggagctgctcccacagaTGAGGTGCTGTCAGCTGTCACCGCAGGCCCTGTCCCTGCGCCAGGACCAGGAGTCACCACCCCCAGGACAGGAGACCCCCACGCTGAGGCAGCTGCTTTACTGATGCACAGAGTCATTTACAGCGAGAgcaccagggctggagcagggtctgtcttcctgcagagcccagcacaggcaccgCCCCCTCGGGCGGGACGAGTCCAGTGTCCTTGTGCCGGGCAGTGGCCGTTCCCCTGCCGTGCCAGCCGCGGTTAGGAGCGGGGCCCGAAGCCGTCGGCCAGCAGCATGTCGAGCTCTGTGCGCTGCAGCCAGAGGCGCTGCTGGCGCTCCCCGCGCAGCTCCTGCCCGCGGTGTTGGCTGCGGCAGGCGCTGCCCGCGGCGCAGCCCCCGGTGTGCAGCTGCCggcaggtgctgcagcagtACGAGGGCAGCGTGCCCCGGCGCACACACGAGTGCAGCTGGTAGCAGGGCAGCTCCGGGGGGCAATCCTGGGGCTCCCTCGGCACCGGGGCGCTTCTGCCGCCCTCCACGAGCTCCCGCTCCGGGAAGGTGTCTGGCTCAGCGCTGCCCGCAGGCTCTGGCCCCGGCGCGCCATCGCAGCGTCCCCAGCCCCTCGCGGGCACGTCCTGAGGGTCCCTCCACGGCGCTGGGGGGGCCGTGTCCTCGTCCCCCGCGTCCTCGGCGGTGTCCGGCGCCTCCCGGTACAGATCCACGCCGCAGTCGGCAGCCCCGTACGGCTCCGGGACCCGCGGCGGCTCCGGCCAGCCCCGGCCGTGCCCGGCTCTCTGTCGcgcctccagcagctcctcggCGCGGGGCCGGCACAGCCGCAGCGCCAGCTCGGCCAGGATCTCGCACTCCAGCCGGCAGCACAGGAACCCGGCGGCGGCCGCGATCAGCGCGGGGCCCGGCGGCAGATGCGACACGGCCAGGCGGTGCCGGTCCCGCCGCTCGTAGCCCAGGCGGCCCAGGCAGCGCAGCAGGTCGGGCTCGGGCAGCGCCGGGCGCAGCAGGTGCACGAAGGCGCCGGAGAAGGTCTGCGGGGAGAGCGGGGGGCGCGGCTGGAGCGGTCAGGACACCCCCAGAGCCGCCCCCCGGCGCCGCGGGGCTCACCTGGATGGTGCCGAACTCCCGGCGCCACGGGAAGAGGTAGAGGTTGCCGGCCGCCAGCTCCAGAAGGCGGAAGGCGGCggccaagccctgcagcgccAGCACCGGGTCGGgccggccccgcagcccccgcgccAGCAGGGCCGGGCCGTCCTCCTGCAGCGCCCCGAGCAGCGCCGGCTCCCGCCGCAGCCGCTGCCGCAGCCGCTCCGCCaccgcggggccgggcccgggccccTCCCGCTCCAGGCAGCGCCGGTACTCCTGCTGGAACTCCTGCTGGAACTGCTGCTGCAACTCCTGCCGGAACTCCTGCCGGGGCTCCTGCCGCACCGCCGAACCCGCACACATCCTGCGGGCACCGCACTGAGACCGCAGCCCGCTCCGGGGAGCCCCCCGTGCTCTGCACCCCCGCACCCGGGACCCCGCACCCCGCCCACCCTGGAGCCCCAAACCCGTGAGCACCCCCCGCCAAAGCCTCCGCAATCGGGACTGCGGCCGCCgagcacccccagccccggtgccccccacctgccggccccgccgctcccgctcctggttcccgttcccgttccggggccgccccgcgccACAGCGTCCCCCGGCGGGCGGGAGGACCCGGGGCAGCACCTGCCCGGCGCTGTCGGGGGTCCCTCGCCGCCCCCTCCTCACTGCAGGGACTCCACGTAGGACAGGGCGCTCTGCAGCGACGTCAGGCAGTACCCCTCCTCCCCGATCAGGTACCTGTGCCACACCCAACGCACTGTCACCAACAGGACACCGGTGCCACCCAGCCACTGTCACCCTTGGGATGCTGGGACACCACCATGGCCACTGCACCAACACCATCCCATCATAGCTGGGACAGTGCCATGGTTGGGACACTGCCACAACCACCACACTGCCATGCCACCATCCTGGCAGGGACATCACCATGGCCATTGCACCGTCACCACCACCCTGCCATCACAGCTGGGACTCTGCCATGGCCAGGACACGGCCTCTGCTATCACAATGTCATGGCCAGGACACCACCATGGCCACCACACGGCTACAGCCACCATGCCATCACAGCCAGGACACCACCACAGGTGGGACACTGCCGTGGCCAGGACACCCTCACAGCCCTCACTCCCACCCTGGCAGCCCcgtcctgccccagcccaggggtgcccaCGTGGCCCAGCACCCCCTGGCACATACCCCTCGTGGATGAACTCCTCCAGGGCAGCACACTCGgagagcagctggggcagccccgTCTGCAGCACCACGTAGGACAGGATGGGCAGCAGATCGTCCGCCCCACTGTGACAATGGGGACTGTCAGCCATGCGTCAGGCATCACCCAACACCCCACCAGCCACAGGAACCCCCAGCCCCATCAGTCTTGGGACCAGTGCCCCAAAACTCCCCATGCCCAGGaaccccagccccacacctgcTGTAGGCCCGGctgccccccgagccccccacACTCACATGGCAGCCGAGGCGGGGGTCCGGGGGTCCCGGGCACCGCAGTACTCCTCGGCACACTCGCAGATGCCCCGCAGGGCTCGCActgtggcacagggtgggtgcTCAGGGCCAcctgcccccctgtgccccccaccccgTGTGCCCCCGTGCTCACCGATGCAGTCCAGCTTCCTGCGGGGACAGGTCTCCAGCGGGATGAGCCGCAGGTCCTGCACGGCGGAGGCGTATGGGGGGCGGCCGGGGCCGGCCGGGAACAGGCGGGAGGCCAGCCCCATGTCGGCGGGGCCGGCGTGCCGGTGCCGCTCCATGCTGAGTGCCAGGGCGGCCTCGCGGGGCCGGTGCACGGCCCTGTGGGCACACAGTGAGGGGACTGCTGGGGAGGGGTGGCGGGGCCTGGCCCCCCAGAGCGGGTGATGTACCTGTAAAGGGCCAGGAGTGGGGCCCAGAGTGGGGGGAAGAAGGCCTCCTCCAGGCAGGCCAGGCACTGGTCCTTGCCGGCGGCGCTGCCGAGCCCCTCGAAGGCCAGCAGAGTCAGGGCCAGCAGCCTGTCTGGGAAGGGCGAGTTACGCAGCACGCTGGGACCCCcatcctgcccaccctgtgccccgaGTCAACACGGGGTGCAGGAGAGCCCACAGACAGGCCCCACCGCGTCCCTGTACCCCTGGCCATCCCTCACCGATGGCGTTGTGGATGTCCCTCACGATGCCCTTCAGCAGATCCGGCAGTGCCGTGTCCTGCCCGGAGCCAGCGGGGGGTTCTGGGGGGGCCCAGCCCTCGGGGGACGCCAGGAACCGCTCCAGGTCCTCGAAGGAGCTCTCccggggggtttggggggtccccGTGGCGGCGCCATCGGCGAGgggggtgctggagctgctgtgccgCAGCGCGGCCGCGCCGTGCTCGGGCACCGAGAACATGCAGTGCAGGCTGCGCGAGGCGCGGAGCCGGCGGCCCCCCGGCTCGGTGGGCAGAGAGgagccccccgcgccccccacGTCCAGCGACAGGAAGGCCAGGCCCGCCGGGGAGCCGGGGCAGGCGGCGGCGGTGCCCTGGCTGACGGCCGGGTACAGGCGGGCGTACACCGCGCACTGCAGGCGCCGCAGGAGCTGCGCAATGGGGTGCTCGGGagagctgtgggcacagggggggtGGTGAGCAGGAGGCCATGGCaacccagggctgggaggggccctgcccaccccagcagtACCTGAGAAGGCAGGAGAAGAGCCCTGACACCACGGAGAGATCCGCTGGGCTTCGCTTCAGCTGAGCCTTCCACTGCCTGGGCCAGTCCTGGGGAGTGTCCACAGCTGGTcacagggatggcacagccccctgCCCCCTGGTACAGCCTCCTGCCTCATAGCACAGCCCCctgccccatggcacagcccgcCGCCCCACAGCACACCCCctgccccatggcacagccccctgCCCCATGGCACAGTCCCCTGCCCCATGGTATGGCCTCCTGCCCCATGGCATGGCCTCctgccccatggcacagcccgcCGCCCCACAGCACACCCCctgccccatggcacagcctcctgccccatggcacagcctcctgccccatggcacagccccccgCCCCACAGCACACCCCCTGCCCCCTTTCAGCAGTCCCCATCCCACACTCACATGGTCCTGCTCGTACTCAAGGATGGCAGCGTAGAGCTCccgctgctcctgctcctcaggggTGAGTGCCACGGTGCTGGAGAACCTCCTGGGGACACCCGGGGCTGGTGAGGGCACTCTgagggtgtccccagccccggGGTCCCCACGGTGACGTCCCCACTCACCGGTTTGCCGCCTCCTGCAGCCGCAGCCGCCGCTCCTCCATCTTGCGCTGCAGCTGGGCCACGGCTCAGTTAAGGGTCTGCAGCCCCCACAGCGCAACCCTGGTCTGGACCAGCCCTTCACCCTCCTCCATCCCCCAGCTGGGCCCCCAAAGGCCTGTGTGGGATTGGtgacagccaggacagggcagaggctctgccaGAGCCGGCCCCTGGAGCAATCCCTCTGGGAAGGATACGGTCTCCTCGCGGGCCTTGGCAATCACCAGGTTCTCCATCATCTGCCGCTGCAGGGACAGCGTCTGTGGAGCAGGGGGAGCGTTGGGAAcaccccctcagcccccagtggggagcaggggctgcaggacactctccctgccagctccattGGGCTCCATCGggctcccagcccctcccagccccacttGCCAGGGAGGTTTTCTGCAGGGCCTGGCTGGGGTTCAGCCGAGCCACCCGTGCCTCGTAGGCTGCCTTCAGCTTCTGGTTCTGCAGAGACGCCTCTTCCAGCGGGGTCAGCTCCCTGTGGGAATggccccagcacccaccacagCGTGTGGGACACATCGGGGTCCCAGCCCACCCCTCAGCCCCCCAGGCAGGCGTGGGGCACTTGCcagtccctgtgtcccagcccatgCCAGCTCCCCATGTCTGTGTCTGAGCCCCACCTCctgtgctccagctcctgtgtcccaccagccccagaTTCCAGCCCCCCATGTCCCAGCTCTCTGTGTCTGAGCCCTCATGTCCCACCACCCCATATCCCAGCCACCCATATCCCACCACCCCCAGATTCCAGCCCCCcatgtcccagctctgtgtctgagCCCTCATGTCCTACCACCCCATACCCCAGCCTCCCATACCACAGCCCCCCATATCCCATCCCatatcccagcccctccatgtcccaCCTCCCATATCCCACCACCCCTGTCCCACCCCCCAAGTCCCACGCCACATCCCACCCCTCAAGTCCCCCCCGTACTTCCGAGCACTCTGTGCCTCTGCGATCTGCAGCTTCTGGAAGATCTCTGGGGGCAGGAAGGGCGAGAGCTTCCCCCCCTCGTCGGAGCAGACGCGGCGGTGCCGGGGCAGGGGGGCAGcgccccttccctgctcctgccccgccGGTttcccctgggctgtccctggggaGTGGGACAGGCCAGCTCggctgtgcccctgcccggtgggcacagccccccagaaGGGCCCCCACCCACCACTCACCCAGCGCCGCCGCGATGGATTTGACCCTCTCCAGGCACTGCTCCGCCAGCTTCAGCAGCTTCGGGGTGTCGGGGGTGACGCCCTCGCTGCTCTCTGTGGGGAGGGGGTGTGGGGGTCACCGCAGGGCACCCAAACCCCCCCCGTTCGTGGGTTCGGGGGCGCTGCCCCACCTGTGCCCGCCGCCTCCTCCTGCAGGGTCTGCGCGATGAGGGTGATGCTCTTCAGGTACTCCACGTAGGCCTCCTGTAAAGGGGGGCTCAGccgggacccccaggacccccggccccgccggcagcTCCCGAGAgacccccagccccctccccggGGGGCTCCGGgaggggcagcccagggacccccagcctCGGGGGTGGGGGGAGCTCAGGGCACCCCACGGGCTCGGGGGGATCCCAAGGCAGGCTGGGACAGCCCGGGGGTGCGGGGACAGCCCGAGGGTgcggggacagcccgggggtgcggggacagcccgggggTGCGGGGGGAACCCGGGGCCGCGGGGGTCGCGCCGAGGTGCGGGGGGAGCCCGGGGGTGTGTTGGGGGTGCCGGGGGTGCGGGGGCAGCCTGAGGATGCAGGGATCGCCCCGAGGTGCGGGTGAGCCCGGCGGTGGGCGCCGAGGCCGGGGACGACCCCCGTGGGCGCAGCCCGGGGGTGCAGCCGAGCCCGGGGGTCCctccccgccgctccccgcgctCACCCGTGTCCGCCCGGCGCTGTCCATGCCCAGGGCCCCGCTGGCCGCCCGCATAGCTCCCTGCAGCCCGCggcccccccggcccggcgcgggCCCCTCGCCGCCCCCCGGCGCGGCCATGGCCGCGGGGCCGCCCGGAACGGCGCGCTGGGGCGGCGGTTGCGCCCGGACGCGGCGGGACGGACCGCGGTGCGCGCGGCGGGTCCCCCCGTCCGGCGGGGGCGctgcgggcgggcgggcggagCCGCGGGCCCGGCGGGGACGATGAAGCGCGATCGGCGCGGGCGGTTCCTGCCGGCCCCGGGCGGCCCCCGGGCCacccccgcgccccgccgcgcccccgccgcgcccgcccgcgCCCCCGACACCCCCGGCAcccccgcggccgccgcccgcgccccgGAGGCAGGTGAGGCCCGgcgcggggagcggggcgggcagCGGGGCAGAAATGGGGCCGCCTGGCCGGGATTGCGGCTGCCCTGAAGCACCGagggtgccggtgccggtgcggTAAGGGCGGGGGCGGCACACGGGGAGCGAGAGCGGGGGAACCTCCCGCCATCCCGGGGGGCTCGGCCGCTGCCTGCCCCGGTGTGGGGTCACCGGGTCCTCCCGCTGCCCCGGTGTGGGGTTCAGACCCTCCCGCTGCCCCGGTGTGGGGTTTGAGACCCTCCCGCTGTCCTGATTTGGGGGTCACCGGGACCCTCCCGCCGCCCCGGtgtggggatttgggggtcACCGGGGCCCTCCCACCATCCCGGTGTGCGGGGCGCC is drawn from Pithys albifrons albifrons isolate INPA30051 chromosome 12, PitAlb_v1, whole genome shotgun sequence and contains these coding sequences:
- the CHMP1A gene encoding charged multivesicular body protein 1a encodes the protein MDDTLFQLKFTVKQLEKLAKKAEKDSKAEQAKVKKALQQKNVECARVYAENSIRKKNEGLNWLRVASRVDAVASKVQTAVTMKGVTKNMAQVTKALDKALNSMDLQKVSAVMDKFEQQVQNLDVHTSVMEDSMSSATTLSTPQEQVDSLIVQIAEENGLEIMDQLSQLPEGASAVGESSVRSQEDQLSRRLAALRN
- the CDK10 gene encoding cyclin-dependent kinase 10 produces the protein MADGAAEPGPAPGPGPAEPELEPLRLRRLRGDGFFEVPAADRLGRCRSVKEFEKLNRIGEGTYGIVYRARDTLTDETVALKKVRMDNEKDGMPISSLREITLLLQLRHPNIVELKEVVVGNHLESIFLVMGYCEQDLASLLENMQTPFSEAQVKCIILQVLKGLQYLHENYIIHRDLKVSNLLMTDKGCVKIADFGLARTYGMPPKPMTPKVVTLWYRAPELLLGMTTQTTSIDMWAVGCILAELLAHKPLLPGTSEIHQIDLIVQLLGTPNENIWPGFSKLPLASQYTLRKQPYNNLKHRFPWLSEAGLRLLNFLFMYDPKKRATAKDCLESSYFKEKPLPCEPELMPTFPHHRNKRAAGTGPESQAKRSKP
- the SPATA2L gene encoding spermatogenesis-associated protein 2-like protein, with amino-acid sequence MCAGSAVRQEPRQEFRQELQQQFQQEFQQEYRRCLEREGPGPGPAVAERLRQRLRREPALLGALQEDGPALLARGLRGRPDPVLALQGLAAAFRLLELAAGNLYLFPWRREFGTIQTFSGAFVHLLRPALPEPDLLRCLGRLGYERRDRHRLAVSHLPPGPALIAAAAGFLCCRLECEILAELALRLCRPRAEELLEARQRAGHGRGWPEPPRVPEPYGAADCGVDLYREAPDTAEDAGDEDTAPPAPWRDPQDVPARGWGRCDGAPGPEPAGSAEPDTFPERELVEGGRSAPVPREPQDCPPELPCYQLHSCVRRGTLPSYCCSTCRQLHTGGCAAGSACRSQHRGQELRGERQQRLWLQRTELDMLLADGFGPRS